The Pseudomonas allokribbensis genome has a window encoding:
- a CDS encoding HEAT repeat domain-containing protein, with amino-acid sequence MSMYSRFDVCISQYADDEVPTDYWSDVEVVNASGILEEFSDTDWSELLAAVNGKSEFWILRMCESMGSVADERALAVLLDLMFHESETVRYAALDAIRSMTSSGVEAGKCFALIASAIERAKQENNQAGRVSVLNLEHLLTSK; translated from the coding sequence ATGAGTATGTATTCCAGGTTTGATGTTTGTATAAGCCAATACGCTGATGATGAGGTTCCGACCGATTACTGGTCGGATGTCGAAGTTGTGAACGCGTCCGGGATACTTGAAGAGTTTTCCGACACCGACTGGTCGGAACTGCTGGCGGCCGTCAATGGCAAGAGTGAATTCTGGATTTTGCGCATGTGCGAATCCATGGGGAGTGTTGCTGATGAGCGCGCCCTGGCTGTATTGCTGGATCTCATGTTTCACGAAAGCGAAACCGTCAGGTATGCGGCGCTGGACGCTATCAGGTCGATGACAAGCTCAGGTGTGGAAGCGGGAAAGTGCTTCGCTCTGATTGCGTCGGCCATCGAGCGAGCAAAGCAGGAAAACAACCAGGCAGGGCGGGTGTCGGTGTTGAATCTCGAGCATCTGCTTACAAGCAAATGA
- a CDS encoding glutathione S-transferase produces the protein MNTLYSFRRCPYAMRARMALRYSGVPVEIVEVSLKAKPAEMLAISPKGTVPVLDAEGQVIDESLEIMRWALAQNDPQGWLLGGDSRIAELIETNDQVFKVHLNRYKYAERYPEQPMEVYRAEGALFLQKLDELLEGHDYLLTDHPCLADIALLPFVRQFAHVDREWFAQTPYVRLQGWLQRFLESDLFTAIMKK, from the coding sequence ATGAACACGCTGTATTCGTTCCGCCGCTGCCCGTATGCGATGCGCGCGCGGATGGCCCTGCGTTATTCGGGCGTGCCGGTGGAGATCGTCGAAGTCAGCCTCAAGGCCAAACCGGCCGAGATGCTGGCGATCTCGCCCAAAGGTACGGTGCCGGTGCTGGATGCGGAGGGTCAGGTGATCGATGAAAGCCTGGAGATCATGCGCTGGGCACTGGCGCAGAACGATCCGCAGGGCTGGTTGCTGGGTGGGGACTCACGGATTGCCGAGTTGATCGAAACCAACGATCAAGTGTTCAAGGTGCACCTGAATCGCTACAAGTACGCCGAGCGCTATCCGGAACAACCGATGGAGGTTTATCGCGCCGAAGGTGCGTTGTTCCTGCAGAAGCTGGATGAGTTGCTCGAAGGCCACGACTACTTGTTGACCGATCATCCTTGTCTGGCCGATATCGCGCTGCTGCCCTTCGTTCGCCAGTTCGCCCATGTCGATCGCGAATGGTTTGCTCAGACACCTTACGTGCGGTTGCAGGGTTGGTTGCAGCGGTTCCTGGAATCAGATCTGTTCACCGCCATCATGAAAAAGTAA
- a CDS encoding BatD family protein encodes MTRFTALLLPLLICTATAQAAGLTASVDRSRLNSGETVELTLESNDVTQFGKPDLTPLEPLFEVRGTRQVNQLNTLNNENRATTRWIITLLPKQNGSVEIPPLKLGETESQPITVQVVESDVHEEKNALDPVFIESSLDQSSVYVQAQAVLTLRIYHSVSLYDDSSVTPLQIVDARIEQLGDTRTYEKDINGVRHGVIEMRYAIYPQHSGLLTITPQTFSATLVDTQPAKDPTAQGPKTGKLLRVTSSEIPLTVKPKPITYPSDAPWLPARSLSLSESWNPEPDHTQVGDSLTRSLTLKVEGLASSQLPALPATEANGLRRYPDQPVLNNQSSERGLIGSREEREALVPSRSGSIELPTVDVVWWNTFEDHLEHTSLPARTLQVVNNPSLQVDTPAGSAPSFNAADSEALWWWKLSTLILACTTLLGFGLWWRARWQPAILRAAQTGPSPRTLLDDIKRASQANDPHATRQALDAWARQQPETLADMAARFVPLSDALDGLNGALYSETGQHWQGEDLWRAIRTIPTAERVQDPVGDSGLPPLYPK; translated from the coding sequence ATGACCCGTTTCACCGCTCTCTTGCTGCCCCTGCTGATCTGCACGGCCACCGCCCAGGCGGCCGGGCTGACGGCCAGTGTGGATCGCAGTCGCCTGAACTCCGGCGAGACGGTCGAACTCACCCTCGAATCCAACGATGTCACGCAGTTCGGCAAACCTGATCTGACCCCGCTGGAACCGTTGTTCGAAGTGCGCGGCACGCGCCAGGTCAACCAGCTGAACACCCTCAACAACGAGAACCGCGCCACCACCCGCTGGATCATCACTCTGTTGCCGAAACAGAACGGCAGCGTGGAAATTCCGCCGTTGAAACTCGGCGAAACCGAGAGCCAGCCGATCACCGTGCAGGTGGTCGAAAGCGACGTTCACGAAGAAAAGAATGCGCTCGACCCGGTGTTCATCGAGTCCAGCCTCGACCAGTCCAGCGTCTACGTGCAGGCCCAGGCCGTCCTGACCCTGCGCATCTACCATTCGGTTTCGCTGTACGACGACAGCAGCGTGACTCCGTTGCAGATCGTCGACGCGCGCATCGAGCAACTGGGCGACACGCGCACCTACGAAAAAGACATCAACGGTGTTCGGCATGGCGTGATCGAGATGCGCTACGCGATCTATCCGCAGCACAGTGGTTTGCTGACCATCACTCCGCAGACCTTCAGCGCCACATTGGTCGACACCCAACCGGCAAAAGACCCCACCGCCCAAGGGCCGAAAACCGGCAAGTTGCTGCGAGTCACGTCCTCGGAAATCCCGCTGACCGTCAAACCCAAACCGATCACTTATCCGAGCGATGCGCCGTGGCTGCCGGCCCGCAGCCTGAGCCTGAGCGAGAGCTGGAATCCGGAGCCGGATCACACGCAGGTCGGCGACTCTCTGACCCGCAGCCTGACCCTCAAGGTCGAAGGCCTCGCCAGTTCACAACTGCCCGCCCTGCCCGCCACCGAGGCCAATGGCTTGCGCCGCTACCCGGACCAACCCGTGCTCAACAACCAGAGCAGCGAACGCGGTCTGATCGGCAGCCGTGAAGAACGCGAAGCGCTGGTGCCGAGCCGCAGCGGTTCGATCGAACTGCCGACCGTGGACGTGGTGTGGTGGAACACCTTCGAAGATCACCTGGAACACACCAGCCTGCCGGCGCGCACCCTGCAAGTGGTGAACAACCCAAGTCTGCAGGTCGACACCCCGGCCGGCAGCGCACCATCATTCAACGCCGCCGACAGTGAAGCGCTGTGGTGGTGGAAACTCAGCACACTGATTCTTGCCTGTACCACCCTGCTCGGCTTCGGCCTGTGGTGGCGTGCCCGCTGGCAACCGGCGATCCTGCGCGCCGCGCAAACCGGCCCGAGCCCGCGCACCCTGCTCGACGACATCAAACGCGCCAGCCAGGCCAACGACCCCCACGCCACCCGCCAGGCCCTCGACGCGTGGGCCCGTCAGCAGCCGGAAACCCTGGCGGATATGGCGGCGCGGTTTGTGCCGTTGTCGGATGCGCTCGATGGTTTGAACGGCGCGCTGTACAGCGAGACCGGGCAGCATTGGCAGGGTGAGGATCTGTGGCGGGCGATCCGGACGATTCCGACGGCGGAGCGGGTGCAGGATCCGGTGGGTGATAGCGGGTTGCCGCCGCTTTATCCGAAGTAA
- a CDS encoding exonuclease SbcCD subunit D C-terminal domain-containing protein, whose product MRLFHTSDWHLGQNLHGQERDFEHACFLEWLLRQLKLAQPDVLLIAGDIFDTVNPPVKAQERLYDFIVSAHEQQPLLTIVMIAGNHDSGSRIELPAPLMRRLRTHALGRVLWLDDGQLDAERLLLPLPNASGEIAAWCLALPFLRPAEVTGAHLGDNYLRGIGQVHEWLIEAANAKRQSGQALVAISHAHMAGGSVSEDSERSLIIGNAEALPASLFGSSISYVALGHLHKPQKVNGEERIRYSGSPIPLSFSEISYQHQVLDVVLDGETLVSVEPMLIPRSVNLQRLGPAPLAEILLQLADLPNIDLLAETQRQPWLEVRVRLDEPQPDLRHQVESALQGKAVRLVRIAAEYAGNRGVDGTEDSSALIELDQLTPQELFSRAWLDNYGNEVDEQTLKDFAQLLQDVQMEGEQP is encoded by the coding sequence TTGCGTCTGTTTCACACCTCCGACTGGCACCTTGGGCAGAACCTGCACGGCCAGGAGCGCGATTTCGAGCACGCCTGTTTTCTCGAGTGGCTGCTGCGCCAATTGAAGCTGGCGCAGCCGGACGTGCTGCTGATCGCCGGCGACATCTTCGACACGGTGAACCCGCCGGTCAAAGCCCAGGAACGTCTCTACGATTTCATCGTCAGCGCCCACGAGCAGCAGCCGTTGCTGACTATCGTGATGATCGCTGGCAACCACGATTCCGGCTCGCGGATCGAACTGCCCGCGCCGCTGATGCGGCGTTTGCGCACCCATGCGTTGGGTCGGGTATTGTGGCTCGACGACGGCCAGCTCGATGCGGAACGCTTGTTGCTGCCGCTGCCGAATGCGTCCGGCGAGATCGCCGCGTGGTGCCTCGCGCTGCCGTTCCTGCGGCCTGCCGAAGTGACCGGCGCGCATCTGGGTGACAACTATCTGCGCGGTATTGGCCAGGTGCATGAATGGCTGATCGAAGCGGCCAACGCCAAGCGCCAGTCGGGCCAGGCACTGGTCGCCATCAGTCACGCGCACATGGCCGGTGGGTCGGTGTCGGAAGACTCCGAACGCAGTCTGATCATCGGCAACGCCGAAGCCCTGCCGGCCAGCCTGTTCGGGTCGAGCATCAGCTATGTCGCCCTCGGCCATTTGCACAAGCCGCAGAAGGTCAACGGTGAAGAACGGATTCGCTACAGCGGCTCGCCGATCCCGTTGTCGTTTTCGGAAATCAGTTATCAGCATCAGGTGCTCGACGTCGTTCTGGACGGCGAAACCCTGGTCAGCGTCGAGCCAATGCTGATTCCCCGCTCCGTCAACCTGCAACGTCTCGGCCCTGCGCCGTTGGCGGAAATCCTGCTGCAACTGGCCGACCTGCCGAACATCGACCTGCTGGCCGAAACCCAGCGCCAGCCGTGGCTGGAAGTCCGAGTCCGACTCGATGAGCCACAACCAGACTTGCGCCATCAAGTCGAAAGCGCCCTGCAAGGCAAAGCCGTGCGACTGGTGCGGATCGCGGCGGAGTACGCGGGCAACCGCGGCGTTGACGGCACAGAAGACAGCAGCGCGCTGATCGAACTGGACCAACTCACCCCGCAGGAATTGTTCAGCCGCGCGTGGCTCGACAATTACGGCAACGAGGTCGATGAGCAAACCCTCAAGGACTTCGCCCAGTTGCTGCAAGACGTACAAATGGAGGGCGAGCAGCCATGA
- a CDS encoding DUF5629 family protein: MTAVTDTLLNALEHCGMVEIDGLHAFEFALDEDDNLHIECIDGRTARHWEFTPAQVEAATFDQDLQSWLIVGFASDTKTVGEHRLVYLGDVLSSADDEDEAE, translated from the coding sequence ATGACTGCCGTAACCGACACCCTTCTCAACGCCCTCGAACACTGCGGTATGGTCGAAATCGACGGCCTGCACGCCTTCGAATTCGCCCTCGATGAAGACGACAATCTGCACATCGAGTGCATCGATGGCCGAACGGCCAGGCATTGGGAGTTCACGCCGGCTCAGGTTGAAGCGGCGACGTTTGACCAGGACCTGCAGAGCTGGTTGATCGTCGGTTTTGCCAGCGACACCAAAACGGTCGGCGAACACCGTCTGGTGTACCTCGGCGATGTACTCAGCAGCGCCGACGACGAGGATGAAGCCGAATGA
- a CDS encoding contact-dependent growth inhibition system immunity protein, which yields MRFRDLEQGPDFYGTSRQLSSLDEWYLSVRDTPLDCLSVGDVCRALRQDLYVREMLPIGIALLTDDVLEGDRYDGELLVALAGLRAVYWHENVEASRKAVVAVAEVKRLSADAELLGAASALRRVLDAV from the coding sequence ATGAGGTTTCGAGATTTGGAGCAAGGGCCGGATTTTTATGGGACTTCGAGACAGCTCTCGTCTTTAGATGAGTGGTATTTGTCCGTGCGTGATACGCCCTTGGATTGCCTGAGTGTGGGAGATGTTTGTCGTGCATTGAGGCAGGATTTGTATGTGCGGGAAATGTTGCCCATCGGCATCGCTTTACTGACCGATGACGTTCTGGAAGGCGATAGATATGACGGTGAGTTGCTGGTTGCGCTGGCGGGTTTGAGAGCTGTGTATTGGCACGAGAATGTCGAAGCATCCCGCAAGGCTGTTGTTGCTGTGGCCGAAGTGAAACGCTTGAGTGCTGACGCCGAGTTGTTAGGGGCTGCTTCAGCCTTGAGAAGGGTGCTTGACGCCGTGTAG
- a CDS encoding lactonase family protein, whose translation MNMRKFWPLLMAGSVGAMGLSSASAESFQLLVGSYTAGTSQGIYRMNFDSATGQIDAKPLQVIKSENPSWLTLSKDQHRVFVVNENGPGQKDPVGRVSSYSIDPKTHALTLINQVQSLGNEPTHSSLSGDASHLFVSNYSVVEDPGGTLAVLPVGSDGKLKPVVQMSAHPASRVNPERQASNHVHSTISSPDGRYVFSNDLGADKVFVYQFDPKANPDLPLTPAKTASVQLPAGSGPRHLLFSADGKHVWLTMEMSAQVAVFDYNDGVLTQTQMVDLAAGQPTSDKAAAALHASADGKFLYVSNRGTANQLLVFAIDPATGQLKELQRRSVEGDHPREFSLDPSGKFLLIANQKSNQIVVVERDGKTGLLGKTVQKLPMDAPSDLKFLLRQ comes from the coding sequence ATGAACATGCGTAAATTCTGGCCGTTGCTGATGGCCGGCAGCGTTGGTGCGATGGGCCTTTCCAGCGCGTCAGCCGAGAGCTTCCAGTTGCTGGTCGGCTCCTACACCGCCGGCACCAGCCAGGGCATCTACCGGATGAACTTCGACAGCGCCACCGGCCAGATCGATGCCAAGCCGCTGCAAGTGATCAAGAGCGAAAACCCGTCGTGGCTGACCCTGTCCAAGGATCAGCACCGGGTGTTCGTGGTCAATGAAAACGGCCCTGGCCAGAAAGACCCGGTCGGTCGCGTCAGCAGCTATTCGATCGATCCGAAGACCCACGCCCTGACCCTGATCAATCAGGTCCAGAGCCTGGGCAACGAGCCGACCCATTCCAGCCTCAGCGGCGACGCCAGCCATCTGTTCGTCAGCAACTATTCCGTGGTCGAAGATCCGGGCGGCACCCTCGCGGTGTTGCCGGTCGGCAGCGACGGCAAACTCAAACCGGTGGTGCAGATGAGCGCTCACCCGGCGAGTCGGGTCAACCCTGAACGTCAGGCCTCGAACCATGTGCACTCGACGATTTCCTCGCCGGACGGTCGTTATGTGTTCTCCAACGACCTGGGCGCAGACAAAGTCTTTGTCTACCAATTCGACCCGAAAGCCAATCCGGACCTGCCGCTGACCCCGGCAAAAACCGCCTCGGTGCAATTGCCAGCGGGCAGCGGGCCGCGTCATCTGCTGTTCAGCGCTGACGGCAAGCATGTCTGGCTGACCATGGAAATGAGCGCGCAGGTTGCGGTGTTCGACTACAACGACGGCGTGCTGACCCAGACGCAAATGGTCGACCTGGCAGCCGGCCAGCCGACCTCGGACAAAGCCGCTGCGGCGCTGCACGCGTCTGCCGATGGCAAATTCCTCTACGTCAGCAACCGTGGCACTGCCAATCAGCTGCTGGTGTTCGCCATCGACCCGGCTACCGGCCAGCTCAAGGAGCTGCAACGGCGTTCGGTGGAAGGCGATCACCCGCGCGAGTTCAGCCTCGATCCGAGCGGTAAATTCCTGCTGATCGCCAACCAGAAAAGCAACCAGATTGTCGTGGTTGAACGCGACGGCAAGACCGGACTGCTCGGTAAAACCGTGCAAAAACTGCCGATGGACGCCCCGAGCGACCTCAAGTTTCTGCTGCGTCAATAA
- a CDS encoding AAA family ATPase → MKILAIRLKNLASLAGPFEIDFTAEPLASAGLFAITGPTGAGKSTLLDALCLALFGSVPRLNNTSRDAKVPDADGEIATGDPRTLLRRGTGEGFAEVDFVGVDGRRYRARWEANRAREKAGGKLQASRQSLRDIDQDQLLASQKGEYKVQLEAALGLNFEQFTRAVLLAQSEFSAFLKADDNDRSELLEKLTDTALYTRLGRRAFDKTKEAREAHKQLQDQATGVTPLPPEARAELDERFNAAQQQLKLQQAQLKQLEQQHTWLKDLHLLQDAQQAAAEQLQSAEHERETLAGERLRLTRLEQLAPQRHQFARKAEIDSLLTPLAAQISAHTQQQGELTERQTQLEQDLSAAQIALTQAQTQQSESAPLLRQAFDEQSTLARLAREVASGAEAKQSAEQACTQGQSAIQTLLDQQKMVAERLQRIATDLEQSAHLTPLSEAWNAYRDRLQQLMLIGNRLNKGESELANLEQNAARATEELATQKQQLEVLFKEAGAEPDAVAEQIGILGTLLQDNRKQLRAVEDLTRLWASQQDLDKRGAELQQRQLDAQQERERLTQDGVKTKSELTVTEQTLNVTRELLERQRLARSASVEELRAQLQDDQPCPVCGSNEHPYHQPEALLQSLGRHDESEQASAQQAVDQLKEKLTELRTSVGGVIAQQKELLQQQEQLATQQQTLTPSIEAHPLAAPLLNQDSDKRAAWLTRQNDQLNQSITQDEQRQAALLTLQQDAARLTQQLRHAETAHQQAAQHLSNQQRELSADRQRLDEELAAFATLLPSETHEALRAEPAATFMQLDRQIAERLALVDQQKEELAEQQQRQQTLEKEQDRQQSRVQQLQNAEQQLNALTAQQQASQEKLTQLLGDHNCAEHWQQQLELAVEQARNAESTTTQALQGVHTQLVQIAAELKAQQERLQALETEERDLAGKIADWRARHPELDDGGLEDLLRVDDAQVGELRERLQRNEKALEHAKVLLQERDRQLLEHQAQHNGNLEAEQLTVALADVQNQCSASEQLCAELRAEQVEDQRRQNANSALAQQIADAYAEYQRWARLNALIGSATGDTFRKIAQAYNLDLLVHHANVQLRQLVKRYRLKRGGSMLGLLVMDTEMGDELRSVHSLSGGETFLVSLALALGLASMASSTLKIESLFIDEGFGSLDPESLQLAMDALDGLQAQGRKVAVISHVQEMHERIPVQIQVQRQGNGLSTLEVK, encoded by the coding sequence ATGAAGATTCTCGCCATTCGTTTGAAGAACCTTGCTTCGCTGGCCGGCCCGTTCGAGATCGACTTCACCGCCGAGCCGCTGGCCAGCGCCGGTCTGTTCGCCATCACCGGCCCGACGGGTGCCGGCAAAAGTACCTTGCTCGATGCCCTGTGCCTGGCGTTGTTTGGCTCTGTGCCGCGTTTGAACAACACCAGCCGTGACGCCAAGGTGCCGGACGCCGACGGCGAAATCGCCACTGGCGACCCACGCACACTGCTGCGGCGCGGCACGGGTGAAGGTTTTGCCGAAGTGGATTTTGTCGGCGTCGATGGTCGCCGTTATCGCGCTCGCTGGGAAGCCAACCGCGCCCGGGAAAAGGCCGGCGGCAAGTTGCAGGCCAGCCGCCAGAGCCTGCGTGACATCGATCAGGATCAACTGCTCGCCAGCCAGAAAGGCGAATACAAGGTTCAGCTCGAAGCGGCGCTGGGCCTGAATTTCGAACAGTTCACCCGCGCCGTGCTGCTGGCCCAGAGCGAGTTCAGTGCGTTCCTCAAGGCCGATGACAACGACCGCAGCGAACTGCTGGAAAAACTCACCGATACGGCGCTCTACACCCGCCTCGGCCGACGCGCGTTCGACAAGACCAAAGAGGCGCGCGAAGCCCACAAGCAGTTGCAGGATCAAGCCACCGGCGTGACCCCGCTGCCGCCCGAGGCTCGCGCCGAACTCGACGAACGTTTCAACGCCGCCCAGCAGCAACTGAAGTTGCAGCAGGCCCAGCTCAAACAGCTTGAGCAACAACATACCTGGCTCAAGGATCTGCACCTGTTGCAGGACGCGCAGCAGGCGGCCGCCGAGCAACTGCAGAGCGCCGAACACGAGCGCGAAACGCTGGCCGGCGAACGCCTGCGATTGACACGTCTGGAACAACTCGCCCCGCAACGGCATCAGTTCGCCCGCAAGGCTGAGATCGATTCACTACTGACGCCATTGGCGGCGCAAATCAGCGCGCACACCCAGCAACAAGGCGAGCTGACTGAACGCCAGACTCAACTTGAGCAAGACCTCAGTGCTGCACAAATCGCCCTGACCCAGGCACAGACGCAACAGAGCGAAAGCGCGCCGCTGTTGCGTCAGGCCTTCGATGAACAAAGCACCCTCGCCCGCCTCGCCAGGGAAGTCGCCTCCGGCGCCGAAGCGAAGCAGAGCGCCGAACAGGCCTGCACTCAAGGCCAGAGCGCAATCCAGACCCTGCTCGACCAACAGAAAATGGTCGCCGAACGCTTGCAACGTATTGCCACCGATCTTGAGCAAAGTGCTCACCTGACACCGTTGAGCGAAGCGTGGAATGCCTACCGCGACCGCTTGCAGCAACTGATGCTGATCGGCAACCGGTTGAACAAGGGCGAGAGCGAACTGGCGAATCTCGAACAGAACGCCGCCCGCGCCACCGAAGAACTGGCTACACAAAAGCAGCAGCTTGAAGTGCTGTTCAAGGAGGCCGGTGCCGAGCCGGACGCCGTCGCCGAGCAGATCGGCATCCTCGGCACTCTGTTGCAGGACAACCGCAAGCAACTGCGCGCCGTCGAAGACCTGACACGCCTTTGGGCCAGTCAGCAGGATCTGGACAAACGTGGTGCCGAGCTGCAACAGCGCCAGCTCGATGCGCAACAGGAGCGCGAGCGCCTGACCCAGGACGGGGTGAAAACCAAGTCTGAACTGACCGTTACCGAACAAACCCTTAACGTCACCCGTGAACTGCTCGAACGCCAGCGTCTGGCCCGCAGTGCCAGTGTCGAAGAACTGCGTGCGCAATTGCAGGACGACCAGCCGTGCCCGGTCTGCGGCAGCAACGAACACCCGTATCACCAGCCGGAAGCCTTGTTGCAAAGCCTCGGCCGTCACGATGAAAGCGAGCAGGCCAGCGCGCAGCAAGCGGTCGATCAACTGAAGGAAAAACTCACCGAGCTGCGAACCAGCGTCGGTGGTGTGATTGCCCAACAGAAAGAGTTGCTGCAACAGCAGGAACAACTGGCGACCCAACAGCAAACGCTGACGCCGAGCATCGAGGCTCATCCGCTGGCCGCGCCGTTGCTGAATCAGGACAGCGACAAACGCGCTGCCTGGCTCACTCGCCAGAACGATCAACTGAACCAGAGCATCACGCAGGACGAACAGCGTCAGGCGGCCCTGCTCACCTTGCAACAGGATGCGGCGCGCCTGACCCAGCAATTGCGTCACGCCGAAACCGCACACCAGCAAGCGGCGCAGCACCTGAGCAATCAACAGCGCGAGCTGAGCGCTGACCGACAGCGTCTGGACGAAGAGCTCGCAGCCTTCGCCACGCTGCTGCCCTCCGAGACTCACGAAGCCCTGCGCGCCGAGCCGGCCGCGACCTTCATGCAGCTTGACCGGCAGATCGCCGAGCGACTGGCGCTAGTCGATCAGCAAAAGGAAGAACTGGCTGAGCAACAACAACGCCAGCAGACGCTTGAGAAGGAACAGGATCGTCAGCAAAGCCGCGTGCAGCAACTGCAAAACGCTGAACAGCAACTCAACGCGCTGACCGCTCAGCAACAGGCCAGCCAAGAGAAACTGACGCAATTGCTGGGCGATCACAACTGCGCCGAACACTGGCAGCAGCAGCTTGAACTGGCGGTAGAACAGGCACGCAACGCCGAATCCACCACGACTCAGGCACTGCAAGGCGTGCACACGCAACTCGTGCAAATCGCCGCCGAACTCAAAGCGCAGCAGGAGCGTTTGCAGGCGCTGGAAACCGAAGAGCGCGATCTGGCCGGCAAGATTGCCGACTGGCGTGCTCGCCATCCGGAACTGGATGACGGCGGCCTCGAAGATCTGTTGCGGGTCGATGACGCGCAGGTCGGCGAGTTGCGCGAGCGTTTGCAGCGCAACGAAAAAGCCCTGGAACACGCCAAAGTGCTGTTGCAGGAACGTGATCGCCAGTTGCTCGAACATCAGGCGCAGCACAACGGCAACCTCGAAGCCGAACAACTCACTGTCGCCCTCGCCGACGTACAGAACCAGTGCAGCGCGAGCGAACAGCTCTGCGCCGAGCTGCGTGCCGAGCAAGTCGAAGATCAGCGCCGACAGAACGCCAATTCCGCGCTGGCGCAGCAGATCGCCGACGCCTATGCCGAGTATCAGCGCTGGGCGCGTCTCAATGCCTTGATCGGCTCGGCCACCGGTGACACCTTCCGCAAGATCGCCCAGGCCTACAACCTCGACCTGCTGGTGCATCACGCCAACGTGCAGCTGCGGCAACTGGTCAAGCGCTACCGCCTGAAACGTGGTGGCAGCATGCTCGGCCTGCTGGTGATGGACACCGAAATGGGCGACGAGCTGCGCTCGGTGCATTCGCTGTCCGGCGGCGAAACCTTCCTGGTGTCGCTGGCGCTTGCACTGGGCCTGGCCTCGATGGCGTCGAGCACGCTGAAAATCGAATCGCTGTTCATCGACGAAGGCTTCGGCAGCCTCGATCCGGAATCCCTGCAACTGGCCATGGATGCCCTCGACGGCTTGCAGGCTCAGGGTCGCAAGGTCGCGGTGATTTCCCACGTGCAGGAAATGCACGAGCGGATTCCGGTGCAGATTCAGGTGCAGCGCCAGGGCAATGGCTTGAGCACACTGGAGGTGAAATGA